A region from the Rufibacter sp. DG15C genome encodes:
- a CDS encoding heme exporter protein CcmB — protein MQKDFVLEWRQKYAFNGMLLYVGSTVFICYLSFSLQFGGLQVPVWNALYWVILLFTAVNAIAKGFAQESRGRLLYYYSIVSPQGVILAKILYNTALMLVLALLCFVFYAVVIGNPVQDITMFLAAIVLGAVGFATSLTMISGIAAKASNTGTLMAVLSFPVMVPMLLMLIRMSKNAIDGLDRSLSLDEALTVLAINMIVVTVSYILFPYLWRS, from the coding sequence ATGCAAAAGGATTTTGTGCTGGAATGGCGACAGAAGTATGCGTTCAACGGCATGCTCCTGTACGTGGGCAGTACGGTATTCATTTGCTACCTCAGTTTCAGTTTGCAGTTTGGAGGCTTGCAGGTGCCGGTTTGGAATGCCCTGTATTGGGTCATTCTGCTGTTCACCGCAGTCAATGCCATTGCCAAGGGCTTTGCCCAGGAGAGTAGGGGACGCCTGCTCTATTATTATAGCATTGTGAGTCCGCAAGGCGTGATTCTGGCCAAGATTCTGTATAACACGGCCTTGATGCTGGTGCTGGCGCTCTTGTGCTTTGTCTTCTATGCCGTGGTGATTGGCAACCCAGTGCAGGACATCACCATGTTTCTGGCGGCCATTGTGCTGGGCGCGGTGGGGTTTGCCACGTCGCTGACCATGATTTCGGGCATTGCGGCCAAGGCCTCTAACACGGGTACTTTGATGGCGGTGCTCAGTTTTCCGGTGATGGTGCCCATGCTGCTCATGTTGATTAGAATGTCTAAGAACGCCATTGACGGGCTGGACCGCTCCTTGAGTTTGGATGAGGCCCTGACCGTTCTGGCGATAAATATGATTGTTGTCACTGTTTCTTACATCCTGTTCCCGTATTTGTGGCGCAGTTAA
- a CDS encoding CcmD family protein — protein sequence MKLYKWTLMLLFFWVAASATPALAQNQAETTTTTAAASGPEMADVMRQDGKIYIVVAVLVTILLGLLIYLISLDRKVTKLERELRQ from the coding sequence ATGAAACTATATAAATGGACCTTGATGCTACTCTTCTTTTGGGTAGCCGCCTCAGCAACGCCAGCCTTGGCGCAAAACCAAGCCGAAACTACCACTACTACCGCCGCCGCTTCCGGGCCCGAAATGGCCGATGTGATGCGTCAGGACGGCAAGATTTACATTGTGGTGGCCGTGTTGGTGACCATCCTGTTAGGATTGCTTATCTACTTGATTTCTCTGGATAGAAAAGTAACCAAGCTAGAGCGCGAGCTAAGGCAATAA
- a CDS encoding HAD family hydrolase — MQALPDFRNISTFIFDVDGVLTDGTLMCFSTGEQARSFNIKDGYAIKHALKKGYRVAIISGRNEPGVRKRLEQLDIKDIYLGVENKLDTCQNYLYYYGIEPETVVFMGDDMPDLEVMEYCGISACPADAAIDICDISQYVAAAEGGKGAARELIEMVMKLQKRW, encoded by the coding sequence ATGCAAGCGCTTCCAGACTTCCGGAACATTTCCACCTTCATTTTTGACGTAGACGGCGTTCTCACGGACGGCACGCTCATGTGCTTTTCTACGGGAGAGCAGGCGCGGTCTTTCAACATCAAAGACGGGTATGCCATTAAGCATGCGCTTAAGAAGGGTTATAGAGTGGCCATTATCTCTGGCCGCAACGAGCCTGGCGTGCGCAAGCGTCTGGAGCAACTGGACATCAAGGACATTTACCTGGGCGTGGAGAACAAGCTGGACACCTGCCAGAACTACCTCTACTACTATGGCATTGAGCCAGAGACGGTGGTGTTCATGGGAGATGACATGCCAGACCTGGAAGTTATGGAATACTGTGGGATTTCGGCGTGCCCGGCAGACGCGGCCATTGACATCTGTGACATAAGCCAGTACGTGGCCGCCGCCGAAGGAGGAAAAGGCGCTGCTAGAGAATTGATTGAGATGGTGATGAAGCTACAGAAGCGCTGGTAG
- a CDS encoding Rossmann-like and DUF2520 domain-containing protein, with the protein MQPDSNPLSSSSSQLTKVAIIGAGNVSTHLATGLKAAGVEVVWVYSRTERHAQELAQQVQSQAITNVDFTVAPLADIYLLSIPDQALDQLAREAVFPANVLVVHTSGAQPLQVLSSISGVRRGVFYPLQTFSKEKAVDWQTIPICVEAERPEDERILKELGKLLSNQVVILQGEARKKLHVAAVFACNFTNHLWGIAQELLQKAQLPTHLLEPLMQETLEKARQFPPFMVQTGPAQRNDKNTIQAHLQLLAGNPQYQQVYQTLTRSIQTTASENGLISGKQAKND; encoded by the coding sequence ATGCAACCAGACTCTAATCCGCTTTCAAGTTCTTCTAGCCAATTGACCAAAGTAGCCATCATAGGCGCAGGCAACGTAAGCACGCACTTAGCTACTGGGTTGAAAGCGGCGGGCGTAGAGGTAGTTTGGGTGTACAGTCGCACAGAAAGGCATGCGCAAGAGTTGGCGCAACAAGTCCAAAGTCAAGCCATCACCAATGTTGATTTTACCGTAGCGCCGCTGGCGGATATCTATCTGCTTTCCATTCCAGACCAGGCTTTGGATCAGTTGGCGAGAGAAGCGGTTTTTCCAGCCAATGTCTTGGTGGTGCATACCTCGGGGGCTCAGCCTTTGCAGGTGCTTTCGTCTATTTCTGGAGTAAGGAGAGGCGTCTTCTATCCCTTGCAGACATTCAGCAAAGAAAAGGCCGTGGATTGGCAGACAATTCCCATTTGTGTAGAAGCGGAAAGACCAGAAGACGAGAGAATTTTAAAGGAACTGGGCAAACTGTTAAGCAATCAGGTTGTAATCCTGCAGGGAGAGGCGCGCAAGAAATTGCACGTGGCCGCCGTCTTCGCGTGTAACTTCACCAACCACTTGTGGGGCATAGCGCAGGAATTGTTGCAGAAGGCGCAATTGCCTACGCATTTGCTGGAGCCGCTCATGCAGGAGACACTGGAGAAGGCCAGGCAGTTTCCGCCGTTCATGGTGCAGACCGGACCGGCGCAACGCAATGACAAGAATACCATTCAGGCGCATCTGCAATTGTTGGCCGGCAATCCGCAGTACCAGCAGGTGTACCAGACCCTTACCCGAAGCATTCAAACCACCGCCTCCGAAAATGGCCTGATTTCCGGAAAACAGGCCAAAAACGACTGA
- the ccsA gene encoding cytochrome c biogenesis protein CcsA → MKLSWWKWLTIALLLFTVVGGMLSEVPRLAILNETIRNLFFHVPMWFGMILILLISVVYSIKYLRTPSLKNDVMAVEAAKVGILFGVLGIVTGMEWARFTWGEFWSNDPKQNASAIGLLIYFAYLILRGSFQDYQQRARIGAVYNIFAFAALIPLLFILPRLTDSLHPGNGGNPGFNSYDLDARLRLVFYPAVLGWTLLGIWMVTVKARLELLKQRIYETI, encoded by the coding sequence ATGAAACTATCCTGGTGGAAATGGCTGACCATAGCCTTGCTCCTGTTTACCGTGGTGGGAGGGATGCTCTCTGAGGTGCCCAGATTGGCCATCTTGAATGAGACCATCCGCAACCTGTTCTTTCACGTGCCTATGTGGTTCGGGATGATCCTGATTCTGCTTATTTCAGTGGTCTATTCCATAAAGTATCTGCGCACGCCGTCGCTTAAGAATGATGTGATGGCGGTAGAAGCGGCTAAGGTGGGCATTCTGTTTGGCGTGCTGGGTATTGTGACCGGCATGGAATGGGCGCGCTTCACCTGGGGCGAGTTCTGGAGCAATGACCCGAAGCAGAACGCCTCGGCCATTGGTCTTTTGATTTACTTCGCCTACTTGATTCTGCGCGGATCTTTCCAAGATTATCAGCAACGGGCTAGAATTGGCGCGGTGTACAACATCTTTGCCTTTGCGGCCTTGATTCCTTTGCTTTTCATCCTTCCAAGACTCACAGATTCTTTACACCCCGGCAACGGCGGAAACCCTGGCTTTAACTCTTATGACCTAGACGCTCGGTTAAGGTTAGTGTTTTACCCGGCTGTGTTAGGTTGGACCCTGTTAGGTATTTGGATGGTGACCGTAAAAGCCCGTCTTGAACTTTTGAAGCAACGCATATATGAAACTATATAA
- a CDS encoding TonB-dependent receptor gives MRTFLLTLLLINTAWMAYGQQGTLTGKVKDGKTGEALIGAVVSVTGSSMATPTDYEGNFTLPLKPGTYSITATYVSYTPFTQGNVTITAGQTASLNLNLTEDSKSLQEVTVVAERQTNTDISLIKDLKQSEVVVSGMSSEQIVKAQDRDAAEAVKRIPGVTIQDNRFIIVRGLSERYNSVLLNNALTPSSEVDVRAFSFDVLPTSVIDRILVYKSPAPELPGDFAGGAIKVSTKNTVSENSTSFNFATSFRQGTTFQDFYTDKASNLDMWGLGSKDRSLPSGLPSTNRFQALDYATKAQYGQQLGLRNVWTPTKTTATPDLRFNLGLNRVMDLADFRLSSISALTYSNSRLHQNISRWDYQEARDSEAVETNWAYQDDVSSNTVRLGALQNFSLRLNENNKIEFRNLFNQIGINEATVREGLNMETGTTQEERNYALRYETRTIYTGQLQGTHTTDNQLNTYTWTTGFNFLNRQEPDLRRVRTQRDAGSEGPYKVQISTNSTPYDAGRFYSNLDETAFIAEGQFQHLFQATDSADLETAPKFKAGFYLERKDRGFTARTLTYKRNTGINGERTEDAILNLPLDQIFAPENLNTSTGLLFDESTSIADRYDASNTLGAGYVALSKRFFERVNFYGGVRAEYNIREVKTADQAGPSNVDQRKLYILPSLNTAYNFSLRSLVRLAYGMTVNRPEFREQARFSFYDFNENASVRGNPNLKTATVHNLDMRYEFYPTPNELLSVGVFYKHFIDPIETRIETGAGRNLTFSNGDFANSLGVEVEARKSFQELSSNSFIQGHSLVLNASVIHSEVNLGDMATQAERKRPLMGQSPYIVNTGLYYQNDETGWQYSLLYNVLGERVYRVGNDENPSIYEMPRHVLDFTLTKNFRSGLQLKAGVQDLLNQKFKFVEDTDQDGKVESTDLTSRSYTRGMYSTIGLGYTF, from the coding sequence ATGAGAACTTTTCTACTCACCCTCCTCCTTATCAACACCGCTTGGATGGCCTACGGGCAACAAGGCACCCTCACCGGAAAAGTAAAAGACGGCAAGACCGGCGAAGCCCTGATTGGCGCCGTGGTTTCCGTGACGGGTTCCAGCATGGCCACGCCCACTGACTATGAAGGCAATTTCACCCTCCCCTTAAAACCCGGCACTTATAGCATCACCGCCACCTATGTTTCGTACACGCCTTTCACGCAGGGCAACGTCACCATCACGGCCGGCCAGACTGCTTCTCTCAACCTCAATCTAACTGAAGACTCCAAAAGCCTGCAAGAAGTAACGGTAGTAGCCGAGCGCCAGACCAACACCGACATCTCCCTTATCAAAGACTTAAAGCAGAGTGAAGTAGTGGTGAGCGGCATGTCCAGTGAGCAGATTGTGAAGGCCCAGGACCGGGACGCCGCCGAGGCCGTGAAGAGAATCCCAGGAGTCACCATCCAAGACAACCGCTTTATTATAGTAAGAGGCTTGAGCGAGCGCTACAATTCTGTTTTGCTAAACAATGCGCTTACACCCAGCTCTGAAGTGGACGTAAGAGCCTTTTCCTTTGATGTACTGCCCACCAGCGTCATAGACAGGATTCTGGTCTATAAGTCGCCGGCCCCCGAATTACCCGGTGATTTTGCTGGTGGGGCTATCAAAGTCAGCACCAAGAACACCGTGAGCGAGAACAGCACCAGCTTCAACTTCGCGACGTCTTTTAGACAGGGCACCACCTTCCAGGATTTCTACACAGACAAAGCCAGCAACTTAGATATGTGGGGCTTGGGCAGCAAAGACAGAAGCCTGCCTAGTGGCCTACCGTCTACCAATAGATTCCAGGCCTTGGACTATGCCACCAAAGCGCAGTACGGTCAGCAATTGGGTTTACGGAATGTCTGGACGCCAACCAAAACAACGGCCACGCCAGACCTGCGCTTTAACCTAGGCTTGAACAGGGTGATGGATTTAGCGGATTTTAGGTTGTCTAGCATATCTGCTTTAACCTATTCAAATTCACGTTTGCATCAGAACATCTCGCGCTGGGATTACCAAGAGGCCAGAGACAGTGAGGCCGTGGAGACCAATTGGGCTTATCAAGATGATGTTTCCAGCAACACGGTGCGCCTGGGGGCTTTGCAGAACTTCTCGCTTAGGCTCAATGAAAACAACAAAATTGAGTTCAGGAACCTGTTCAACCAGATTGGCATCAATGAGGCCACCGTGCGCGAAGGACTGAACATGGAAACGGGTACCACGCAAGAGGAACGAAACTATGCCCTACGCTATGAAACCCGCACTATCTATACCGGTCAGTTGCAAGGAACGCACACCACAGACAATCAACTCAACACCTACACCTGGACCACGGGCTTCAACTTCTTGAACCGCCAGGAGCCAGACTTGAGAAGGGTAAGAACGCAACGCGATGCCGGTTCTGAAGGCCCATACAAAGTGCAGATTTCTACCAACTCCACGCCCTATGACGCCGGCCGGTTCTACTCTAACTTGGATGAGACCGCATTCATCGCCGAAGGTCAGTTCCAGCATCTGTTCCAAGCCACCGACTCTGCAGACCTGGAGACAGCACCTAAGTTTAAAGCTGGATTTTATTTAGAGCGCAAGGACCGTGGCTTTACCGCCCGCACCTTAACCTACAAGCGGAACACCGGCATCAATGGCGAACGTACCGAGGATGCCATCTTGAACTTGCCTTTAGACCAAATCTTCGCGCCTGAGAACCTCAATACCTCTACCGGGCTTCTTTTTGACGAGAGCACCTCCATTGCCGATAGATACGACGCCTCCAACACGCTAGGTGCTGGGTATGTGGCCTTGTCCAAGAGGTTTTTTGAGAGGGTAAATTTCTACGGGGGAGTTCGCGCTGAATACAACATACGTGAGGTAAAAACGGCAGACCAGGCTGGTCCCTCTAATGTAGACCAACGCAAGCTGTATATTCTGCCTTCCCTCAACACCGCCTACAATTTCAGCCTTCGGTCATTGGTGCGCCTGGCCTATGGCATGACGGTGAACAGACCGGAGTTTAGAGAGCAGGCCCGCTTCAGCTTCTATGACTTCAATGAAAACGCCTCGGTGCGCGGGAATCCTAATTTAAAAACCGCCACGGTTCATAACCTTGACATGCGCTATGAGTTCTACCCTACTCCCAATGAGTTGCTGTCAGTGGGTGTCTTTTACAAGCATTTCATTGACCCTATTGAAACCCGCATAGAAACCGGCGCCGGCCGTAACCTCACCTTCTCTAACGGAGACTTTGCCAACAGCCTAGGCGTAGAGGTGGAAGCTCGAAAATCCTTCCAGGAGCTGTCCTCCAATAGCTTCATCCAGGGTCACTCACTGGTGTTGAACGCCTCTGTGATTCACAGCGAAGTCAACCTAGGCGATATGGCCACGCAGGCCGAGCGCAAACGCCCGCTCATGGGGCAGTCGCCTTACATCGTCAACACCGGTTTGTACTACCAGAACGACGAGACCGGCTGGCAGTACTCGCTCCTCTATAATGTATTGGGCGAACGCGTTTACCGCGTGGGCAATGATGAGAACCCCTCCATCTATGAGATGCCCCGTCACGTGCTGGACTTCACGTTGACCAAAAACTTCAGAAGCGGACTACAGCTGAAAGCAGGCGTGCAGGACCTACTTAACCAGAAATTCAAGTTTGTGGAGGACACAGACCAGGACGGAAAGGTGGAGAGCACCGACCTGACTTCCAGAAGTTATACCCGGGGCATGTATAGCACCATCGGCTTAGGCTACACTTTCTAA
- a CDS encoding cold-shock protein — MKTGTVKFFNESKGYGFITEEGTNEDFFVHVTGLNGIQIQQHDKVEFDTKEGKKGINAVNVKKL, encoded by the coding sequence ATGAAAACAGGAACGGTAAAATTCTTCAACGAGTCTAAAGGCTACGGCTTTATCACCGAAGAAGGCACCAATGAGGATTTCTTCGTACACGTGACAGGCCTCAACGGAATCCAAATCCAACAGCATGACAAAGTGGAATTCGACACCAAAGAAGGTAAAAAAGGCATTAACGCGGTAAACGTGAAGAAACTCTAA
- a CDS encoding cytochrome c maturation protein CcmE, translated as MKRIHIFGILIIAAAITIIMSTASDASVYVPFSEAQARAQDGDDTKVHVVGRLKKDAKGHIVGMQYDPMIDPNYFSFVLVDTNRVEQQVVYYNPKPQDFDRSEQVVITGNMQGKTFVADKILLKCPSKYTENEVKAEGKTARL; from the coding sequence ATGAAAAGAATACACATTTTCGGAATCTTGATTATCGCTGCGGCCATCACCATCATCATGTCCACAGCATCAGACGCCAGCGTGTACGTGCCTTTCTCTGAGGCCCAGGCCCGCGCTCAAGACGGTGATGACACCAAAGTGCACGTGGTAGGACGCCTGAAGAAAGACGCCAAAGGCCACATTGTAGGCATGCAGTATGATCCTATGATTGACCCCAACTACTTCTCCTTCGTGCTGGTAGATACCAATCGGGTAGAGCAGCAAGTGGTGTATTACAATCCTAAACCGCAGGACTTTGACCGTTCTGAGCAGGTGGTCATCACCGGTAACATGCAGGGCAAGACCTTTGTGGCCGACAAGATTCTCTTGAAGTGTCCTTCTAAATACACAGAAAACGAAGTTAAGGCTGAAGGCAAAACCGCCAGACTTTAG
- the iscX gene encoding Fe-S cluster assembly protein IscX, whose protein sequence is MNKSYEPPINWADHEDIAMALYEKFGDEFGESKIYRIRFTDLLEWILTLPNFEGTREQANEGHLEQIQAAWVYEWRDNQ, encoded by the coding sequence ATGAATAAATCATATGAACCGCCTATCAACTGGGCCGACCATGAAGACATTGCCATGGCGCTTTATGAGAAGTTTGGCGATGAGTTTGGTGAAAGCAAAATCTACCGCATCCGGTTCACGGACTTGCTGGAGTGGATTTTAACGCTGCCTAACTTTGAAGGCACCCGCGAACAGGCCAACGAGGGCCACCTGGAGCAGATTCAGGCCGCCTGGGTGTATGAGTGGAGAGACAATCAATAG
- a CDS encoding 2Fe-2S iron-sulfur cluster-binding protein, which yields MKVVNITYKFEDGKPDETHLGAEGESVLDVALNNGVQLQHNCGGVCGCSTCHVYIESGMDDLPEITDKEEDFIDRAVNPRLNSRLACQCVVQGGQDLVVTIPKQDFLGH from the coding sequence ATGAAAGTCGTCAATATTACTTATAAGTTCGAAGACGGGAAACCAGATGAAACTCATCTGGGAGCCGAAGGAGAGTCTGTGCTGGATGTAGCCCTTAACAACGGCGTACAACTACAGCACAATTGTGGAGGCGTCTGTGGGTGCAGTACTTGCCATGTCTACATTGAAAGCGGGATGGATGACCTCCCCGAAATCACCGACAAGGAAGAAGACTTCATTGACCGCGCCGTGAACCCGCGCCTTAACTCCAGACTGGCCTGCCAGTGCGTGGTGCAAGGCGGCCAGGACCTGGTAGTCACCATCCCCAAGCAAGATTTCCTTGGACACTAG
- a CDS encoding geranylgeranylglycerol-phosphate geranylgeranyltransferase: MKSLLSLIRFPNLVIMLLTQVLVRLCLVFPERSLAKSFTWPFGILLLATFCIGASGYIINDYYDLKIDRINKPERIIVGKGLTRRKAMMLHLYLSLVSVVLGTLLGWRIGLVYLGTGLLLWGYSAQLKKRMLVGNITVALLAAAMVLVVPLQAGQPSLAAWAYGIFAFLMTLIREIVKDMEDVQGDASFRCETLPIVLGLPKTKWVLYFLLLCFWAFTGFVIAHEWESKLLVVYLFIGVVLPSLVLFRQLFYADRKRDFAQLSWLCKGIMVTGILSMLVWH; the protein is encoded by the coding sequence GTGAAGAGTCTCCTGTCCCTTATTCGGTTTCCTAATCTGGTCATCATGCTACTCACGCAGGTACTGGTGCGCCTGTGTCTGGTGTTTCCGGAGCGTAGTCTGGCTAAGTCCTTCACCTGGCCGTTTGGCATTCTGTTGTTGGCCACGTTCTGCATTGGGGCATCTGGCTACATCATCAATGATTACTATGACCTCAAGATAGATCGCATCAACAAGCCTGAGCGCATCATAGTAGGCAAAGGCCTCACCCGCCGCAAAGCCATGATGTTGCACCTGTACCTGTCGTTGGTCAGTGTGGTTTTGGGGACATTGTTGGGCTGGCGCATCGGCTTGGTGTACCTGGGCACGGGACTGCTGTTGTGGGGCTATTCGGCGCAGTTGAAGAAGCGTATGCTGGTGGGTAATATAACGGTAGCCTTGCTGGCGGCAGCCATGGTGCTGGTGGTGCCCTTGCAGGCGGGACAACCGTCGCTGGCGGCCTGGGCCTACGGCATCTTCGCGTTTTTGATGACCTTGATCAGGGAGATTGTCAAAGACATGGAAGACGTGCAGGGTGATGCCTCCTTTAGATGCGAGACCTTGCCCATTGTCCTGGGTCTGCCCAAAACCAAGTGGGTGTTGTACTTTCTACTACTTTGCTTCTGGGCGTTCACGGGCTTTGTGATAGCGCATGAGTGGGAGTCCAAGCTGTTGGTGGTGTACCTGTTCATTGGCGTGGTGCTGCCGTCTTTGGTGCTATTTCGGCAACTATTCTACGCTGACCGCAAGCGCGACTTTGCCCAGTTGAGCTGGCTCTGCAAAGGCATCATGGTGACGGGCATTTTGTCCATGCTGGTGTGGCACTAG
- the ccsA gene encoding cytochrome c biogenesis protein CcsA, with the protein MVNTLIGDVGHISVIVAFVAALVSSFAYFFASRLNSLEADQESWRKLARGAFFVHSLAVVGIIFALFNIIYAHRYEYHYAWSHSSNHLPVHYMISCFWEGQEGSFLLWIFWHAVLGLILIKYSKKWESPVMAVFSFVQIFLTSMILGVVIGDFKLGSSPFILMRDFMTDAPVFQMDPNFVPKDGTGLNPLLQNYWMVIHPPVLFLGFAATLVPFAFAIAGLWKKEFSSWTKPALPWALFAAGILGLGIMMGAYWAYETLNFGGYWNWDPVENAVYIPWLVLVGAIHTLIAYRKSRTALRATFILFITSFLLILYATFLTRSGILGNASVHSFTDLGLSGQLFTYLAAFLVLSIALLIYRWKFIPATEKEIATYNGEFWVFIGAAVLCLGAFQVLVTTSIPVYNSFMGFIGVKTNAALPADQIAHYTKFQLWMGVGIALLSGTGQLLWWRKQNLGEKISDVFAVPFIFTALFTALILLLSKRGDMGIAEKINNPVYIVVLIAGLYAFFSNLRVLFVLLKSRVAIAGGAVAHIGVALMLLGILFSAGYSNIISKNMSGMVYAREFGDDINRDNVLLWRNDANDMGPYKVTYKGQYLEVDNIPEHVNKQMLFRLADEYKAVARGPLKDGDKVIYNAGDTVDLVSPENTYYQVEYKHRESGEVFTLYPRAQVNPEMGLLASPDIKMMPGKDLYTHVSTIPDPNEEKEWGELKEFEVKIGDTIFVNDYVAVLNGIEPAKDTLLLQLKPGDIAVQADMQVMGERRTYHAHPIYAIRNKSQVGQVPEEIEDLGMRLFLLSINPEKGKITIGVNTTQKDYIILKAMEKPFISILWIGTIIMTIGFIMAIVRHYNDGKTKGGKTAVGKKAITTREKQIA; encoded by the coding sequence ATGGTTAACACTCTTATTGGTGATGTTGGGCATATCAGTGTGATTGTCGCGTTTGTGGCCGCATTGGTGTCTTCTTTTGCTTACTTCTTCGCTTCCCGGCTGAATAGCCTAGAGGCTGATCAAGAATCCTGGCGCAAGCTGGCCCGAGGTGCTTTCTTCGTGCACTCTTTGGCCGTGGTGGGGATTATCTTCGCCCTGTTCAACATCATCTACGCGCACCGCTACGAGTACCATTACGCCTGGAGCCACTCCAGCAACCACCTGCCGGTGCATTACATGATTTCCTGCTTCTGGGAAGGTCAGGAAGGCTCGTTCCTTCTCTGGATTTTCTGGCATGCGGTCTTGGGTCTTATTCTAATCAAATATTCTAAGAAGTGGGAAAGCCCGGTGATGGCCGTTTTCTCCTTCGTGCAGATTTTCTTGACGTCCATGATTCTGGGCGTGGTCATTGGCGACTTTAAACTAGGCAGCTCACCGTTTATCTTAATGCGGGACTTCATGACGGATGCTCCGGTGTTCCAGATGGACCCTAATTTTGTACCTAAAGACGGTACTGGTCTAAACCCATTGTTGCAGAACTACTGGATGGTGATTCACCCGCCGGTCTTGTTCCTGGGCTTTGCCGCTACCTTGGTGCCGTTTGCCTTCGCCATTGCCGGTCTCTGGAAGAAGGAATTCTCTTCCTGGACTAAACCTGCCTTGCCTTGGGCTTTATTTGCCGCGGGTATCTTGGGTCTTGGGATCATGATGGGTGCCTACTGGGCCTATGAGACCTTGAACTTTGGCGGGTATTGGAACTGGGATCCGGTAGAAAATGCCGTCTACATTCCGTGGTTAGTACTAGTAGGGGCTATCCATACCTTGATTGCCTACCGCAAGAGCAGAACTGCTTTGCGCGCTACCTTCATTTTGTTTATCACGTCCTTCCTGCTAATCCTGTACGCTACCTTCTTAACGCGTAGTGGTATCTTGGGGAACGCCTCCGTGCACTCCTTTACTGACTTAGGCTTGTCAGGGCAGTTGTTTACCTATTTGGCGGCGTTCCTGGTGCTGTCTATCGCCTTATTGATTTACCGCTGGAAGTTCATTCCTGCTACTGAGAAAGAGATTGCCACTTATAATGGCGAATTCTGGGTATTCATTGGGGCTGCGGTCCTTTGCTTGGGCGCGTTCCAGGTATTGGTGACCACGTCTATCCCGGTGTACAATTCTTTCATGGGCTTCATTGGCGTGAAAACCAACGCGGCCTTACCTGCAGACCAGATTGCGCACTACACCAAGTTCCAGTTATGGATGGGCGTGGGCATCGCGCTCCTGTCTGGCACGGGGCAACTATTATGGTGGCGCAAGCAGAACCTAGGCGAGAAAATCTCTGACGTGTTTGCGGTGCCGTTCATCTTCACGGCCTTGTTCACGGCGCTTATCCTGCTTTTGAGTAAGCGGGGAGACATGGGCATCGCGGAGAAAATCAACAACCCCGTGTACATTGTGGTCTTGATTGCCGGTTTGTATGCCTTCTTCAGTAACCTGCGTGTGTTGTTTGTACTGCTCAAGTCTAGAGTAGCTATTGCCGGTGGCGCGGTGGCGCACATTGGGGTAGCCCTGATGCTGTTGGGTATATTATTCTCGGCGGGCTATTCTAACATCATCTCTAAGAACATGTCTGGAATGGTGTACGCTCGTGAGTTTGGCGATGACATTAACCGCGACAACGTCCTGCTGTGGCGCAATGATGCCAATGACATGGGGCCTTACAAAGTAACCTACAAAGGCCAGTACCTGGAGGTAGATAACATCCCAGAGCATGTGAACAAGCAGATGCTCTTCAGGCTGGCCGATGAGTACAAAGCCGTAGCCCGCGGTCCTTTGAAAGACGGCGACAAGGTGATTTACAACGCCGGTGATACCGTGGATCTGGTGTCTCCAGAGAATACCTATTACCAGGTAGAATACAAGCACCGCGAGTCAGGCGAAGTCTTTACGCTGTACCCACGGGCTCAGGTGAACCCAGAGATGGGCTTGCTGGCCTCGCCAGACATCAAGATGATGCCGGGCAAAGACTTGTACACCCACGTCTCTACCATTCCAGACCCCAATGAGGAGAAGGAGTGGGGCGAACTGAAGGAGTTTGAAGTGAAGATTGGCGACACCATCTTCGTGAACGACTACGTGGCCGTGTTGAACGGTATTGAGCCAGCCAAAGACACCTTGCTGTTGCAGTTGAAGCCGGGCGACATTGCCGTGCAGGCAGACATGCAGGTGATGGGCGAACGCCGTACGTACCACGCGCACCCAATCTACGCTATTAGAAACAAGAGCCAGGTAGGACAGGTGCCAGAAGAGATTGAAGACCTAGGCATGCGTCTGTTCTTGTTGAGCATCAACCCAGAGAAGGGTAAAATTACCATCGGTGTGAATACCACACAGAAGGACTATATCATCTTGAAGGCTATGGAGAAGCCGTTCATAAGCATTCTCTGGATTGGTACCATCATCATGACGATCGGGTTTATCATGGCCATTGTGCGTCACTACAATGATGGCAAAACCAAAGGTGGCAAAACAGCAGTTGGTAAAAAGGCCATCACCACTCGTGAAAAGCAGATAGCCTAA